atatttattttggttttgacTTGCCGGATTTCTATTTTTGAAATGGATGCTTTCACCAATTGCCCGGGATTCTGTCCCTCATGCGGCTCCATTCTTCCCGAGCTGCAAGTCAAGGGCAATGTGACTTGCCACAATTGCAGAGAGGAGTTTCAAGCGGATGGTAAAACTAGAACTAATACCTTTTTTTAAAGATCATCATGTATTATATCGATTTTATAATAGTTTACAGCGGCGAGAAATCTGAGTTTACTATCCATTTCAACACATACGATGCCAAGAAGTTGTTGAACAGAACCAAACATGAATCGGAATCGGAGGCGGATGGACCCGTGGTGGAGAGGAAGTGTCCCAAGTGCAACCACGACAAGATGTCCTATGCCACCCTGCAACTCCGATCGGCGGACGAGGGACAGACTGTGTTCTTCACCTGCCTCAAGTGCAAGTAGGTATCCTAACAACCCTTACTTCCTCAATTAATCATATATTTCCTCTTTGCAGATTCAAAGAATCAGAAAACTCCTAGATGCTAGCAATACCTGTGTAAATAGTCTTTTAACTAGTGAAAGTAATCGTGTTCGACGGCctgaaaaatatatagatcatacaaatttttattataaccAAGCAGTTTCAATCTGGCAGAAGGAACCCACCTCGCTGGCCTTAAGTCTGTTTTTGGGATTGTAAACCACCAGATTTGACACCAGATTGATCTCCACCGCATGTGTGCAGCTGGGGAACAAGTTATCCCAGTGAATGCCCACGGAATTGGGAAAGCTACAAGGAGATATagaaaattatgttttaagaGATCCATTCCAGAGGTCAGTACTCACCGTATCTTGCTGTAATCCGGCAGGGAGGTCAACTCTGGCCACTGATTCAAACGTGGACTGCCCAAGGTGCGGATGATAATGGCCAGCTGCTCAATGTCGGTGGTTCCTGCAAACAGAGGCACTCCTCGCAGCATCTCAGCCACCACGCAACCTAGGTTAAGGAGGAACATTCACATTATTAAGAAAATTGGGAATCTACATAACAATTTTGAAATCATGCATTGTATCTCTAATTCTTCGAACGGAGGATAAGTTATAGTTTGTCTAACAAGTAAAATTATTCAGAAATATCTAAAAATGTATCTTCCCAGTTTTAGTTCTTAAAGTAAACCCTTTAAAAATCATAATATCTACCTGCTGCCCACATATCAACTCCGGTTCCGTACTTCTGGCTGCCCCAGAGAATCTCCGGAGCCCGGTACCACCGCGTGGACACCTGAGGCGAGTAAAGTCGCGATTCCTCTTCGGGAAAGTACAGACGGGCCAGTCCAAAGTCGGCGATCTTGAGCATATCCGTGTCGCTGATTAGCAGGTTGGCCGGCTTGATGTCCCGGTGCATGAGACCCGCATCGTGGAGATAGGCAATGCCCTTGAACATTTGATGGGCGAACTTTCGCACCTGCTGCCGGCTCAGGGGATTCACCTCGCTCTTGAGCCGATTGTACAGGGTGTCCGGCTGGTATTCCAGCACTAAAGAAAGCCCGGTCAGGTCAGGATATATATCGATAATGCCCAGAATCTGCAAATAAACAGGTTACTAATGGATTACTTAACTTCTATAAGGTTAACTCACATATTCCGACTTGCAGAGCTGGAGGGTTTTGATTTCCCTCAGTGTATTCAAAGCAATATTTCCGAATTTGTTCTTCAGGGCCACCTTTTTGATGGCCACCTCCTTGTTGCGCTGCAAATCGATGGCCTTAAACACGCAGCCATGGACACCTTCCCCGATTTTCTCGAGCATTTTATAACGACTTGGCGCATAGTCCTCCATTATGGGTACTGACAATTTTCTATTTGGTAATTGGCCGAGGTGGTTCTCGTTTTGTAGCCCATGGTAACGGTCATAACAATGGACGCAGGACCAGCTGACAGAGCCACCTGTTGCAGGATGTGTTTACAAACGACGTAGTTTCGGGGGATCCACGGGGGTTGGAAAGCCTAGGCCAAGGCGGAGCTGTCACAGCTTTCGGATTGAGGACATGCGCACTGCCCTCCTCGAATTCCTCCTGTCAGCCAAGTGTCAAGTCAGGGGGATACATAATTTTTCGGACCCTCGCACTGCAAAAGTTCTTCGTTCTCCGAGAGTTGAATTAAATTTGGTGTGTAAAATGCCATCGGTAGTTAAATAAAATCTAGCTACAGGACTAACAAAGCTGGTATGTGTGACTTTCCatttaaaaagatattttaaacGAGTTTAAACACCTAAAGAAGTGCCTGGTTGAGAATCCTCCTTCGCCATAACTAAGATAATAAATAATGCAGGGCTGCCTTCCTTAATCATGAAATGGCTTTATAATTACCCAGCAATGTGCCAGCATGGGCTGCAGCAATTTGAAGCAATTTCGCTGGCCTGGCCTTAGCCTTGCCCCACCTGTCCTGTGAAATTGCATGCGAGCCCCCACAAGCACAGCCCTAAAGCCCTAAAATACACGCCCATTGGGCGCAGCCTTGCCTCGCCAGCCTTGGCAACTCACCTGTGCAACCACCACCCACCCGCAGGCACCACCCACAACTCACCACCAAGTTCACGTCCTCGATATGTATGCCCTATTCACATTTAGAATCGTTTTGCAGCCCACGCGGTAAACATGTTCTGGCCAAGTTGGACTCCATTCGCCAGCCTGGTGTTCCTGATCCTTTGGAGCACCGCCTGGGGCAGGACGGCCAAGAGATCGGACGTCTATATAGCGGGATTCTTCCCATACGGCGATGGCGTGGAGAACTCCTACACAGGGCGAGGGGTCATGCCCAGCGTTAAGCTCGCTCTGGGCCACGTTAACGAGCACGGGAAGATCCTGGCCAACTACAGGCTGCACATGTGGTGGAACGACACCCAGGTGAGTTTAAAGGACAAGCCTTTCAGGAGTTATCACTATGTTAAGtagaatataatattatttattaaacatttgtttctcggatatttttaattggttAAAAATTATTAGTATGAAACCGTAATACGACAATGGTAATAAAATTGTACTCAATCAAGTTTCGTTGTAATTTAGATTACAAAAAAATAGTTTCGAATAATATACGATTTTTCATAATAGCTTATCTATCTTATATACCTTTAATCCATCaagattaaaatttttttcatacacttggaatttatacacttgtttaattttaaacataaaatatatatattaaaaaaaaaatattataaaatttttaattttaaattaaaatcaaattatatCCTTGTTTTCGCACTTTCCTTAGTTTTTATAAAGCAACTTTACAATCTTCCCTTTTCAGTGCAATGCTGCCGTGGGCGTGAAGTCCTTCTTCGACATGATGCACTCGGGTCCCAACAAAGTAATGCTCTTTGGAGCGGCCTGCACCCACGTGACCGATCCCATTGCCAAGGCCAGCAAGCACTGGCACCTCACCCAGCTGAGCTATGCGGACACCCATCCCATGTTCACCAAGGATGCCTTTCCAAATTTCTTCCGGGTGGTTCCCTCAGAGAATGCCTTCAATGCACCCCGATTGGCCCTGCTCAAGGAGTTCAATTGGACCCGAGTGGGCACTGTTTACCAGAATGAACCTCGCTATTCGCTGCCCCACAACCATATGGTGGCTGATTTGGACACCAtggaggtggaggtggtggAGACGCAAAGTTTCGTCAACGATGTGGCTGAATCCCTGAAGAAACTTCGCGAGAAGGACGTCAGGATCATCCTGGGCAACTTCAACGAGCACTTTGCTCGAAAAGCCTTCTGCGAGGCTTACAAGTAGgttctcttttttttctctcttaaaaaaatattataaatatattcctACAGATTGGACATGTATGGTAGGGCTTACCAGTGGCTGATCATGGCCACATATTCCACAGATTGGTGGAACGTCACCCAGGACAGCGAGTGCAGTGTGGAGGAGATTGCCACAGCCTTGGAGGGTGCCATTTTGGTGGATCTTCTTCCCCTGTCCACCAGTGGCGATATCACAGTGGCCGGCATTGTAAGTATCTAAACTTTCAAATCACTTCTTTAAGAACCTTTCTAATATAACATCTATAATATTTTCAGACTGCAGATGAGTATCTGGTGGAATACGATAGACTGCGAGGCACTGAATATTCCCGCTTTCATGGCTATACCTACGATGGAATCTGGGCAGCTGCTCTGGCCATTCAGTATGTCGCCGAAAAGCGCGAGGATCTGCTAACGCATTTCGATTATCGAGTCAAGGATTGGGAAAGTGTGTTCCTCGAGGCTTTGCGAAATACCTCCTTCGAGGGTGTGACGGTAAATTAACTTTCAGATTCAAATACACATCaagttataatatataaactaTATCATTTAGGGTCCTGTGCGTTTCTACAACAACGAACGCAAGGCCAACATTTTGATCAACCAGTTCCAATTAGGTCAAATGGAAAAGATTGGGGAATACCATTCACAAAAGTCCCACCTGGACTTGAGTTTGGGCAAACCAGTTAAATGGGTGGGGAAAACTCCGCCCAAGGACCGAACTCTGATCTACATAGAACACAGTCAGGTGAACCCAACCATATACATTGTATCGGCTAGTGCTTCGGTTATTGGAGTGATCATTGCAACAGTTTTTCTGGCCTTTAACATCAAGTATCGCAATCAAAGGTGAgttgatttattatttatatctttcttttattaaaatactCAAATTATTTTCAGATACATCAAGATGTCCAGTCCTCATCTGAACAATCTGATAATTGTGGGCTGTATGATGACCTATCTGAGCATAATTTTCCTGGGCCTGGATACCACCTTAAGCAGCGTGGCAGCTTTCCCCTACATTTGCACAGCTCGAGCTTGGATTTTGATGGCTGGATTTAGTCTCAGTTTTGGAGCCATGTTCTCGAAGACCTGGCGGGTTCATTCCATCTTTACCGATCTTAAACTAAACAAGAAAGTGATCAAGGACTATCAATTGTTTATGGTTGTGGGCGTGCTTTTAGCCATTGATATAGCCATCATTACCACCTGGCAAATTGCAGATCCCTTCTACCGAGAgaccaagcaattggagcccCTGGTGAGTGGATtgatttcaaatattttgtattgaagtatttaaaattattcttTTCCACAGCATCATGAGAATATTGATGATGTTCTGGTGATACCCGAGAACGAATACTGCCAGTCGGAGCACATGACCATATTTGTTAGCATTATTTATGCGTACAAGGGCCTGTTATTAGTGAGTTATTGATCAGGATTATCTTTGTGCTGTattgtatttatattattCTATTTTTCCCCAAGGTCTTTGGCGCCTTTTTGGCCTGGGAAACCAGACATGTATCCATTCCCGCCTTGAACGACTCCAAGCATATTGGCTTCTCCGTTTACAATGTGTTCATCACCTGCCTGGCCGGAGCGGCCATATCCCTGGTGCTATCGGACCGCAAGGATTTAGTTTTTGTCTTACTCTcgttttttatcattttttgtacGACAGCCACTTTGTGTTTGGTGTTCGTACCGAAAGTAAGACTGGTAGTAAGGAAGTTTTGTAGTTTTTGTAGCTGTTATATGTTACATATACTCGTGCAATATGAATGTTGTTTGAAGGCGGTGATCTACCGATCGGTTTTAGTTAGAGCATTCCGACTGATCGGACCTCACCGCCCACTGAGCTGATTATTCGTCTAGCGCTGAATACACCTTGATACAGAAACAACATGTACTCGAAATTTCAAAACTGTTCCTCAAATGCTATATAACACTACAGACTAACTATAAACTTGAACTATTTAGAAACCATCCAATGAAACAGCAAGGTCGTAGAAAGAGCCTATGTCCTTGCTGTTGGGATACTTTAGACTGTCCTATCTCACTGTCCGTAGAGTTGATCCTTCCTAAATGTTGACCCAATACCATTATTGTTGATTAACATTCATGCGAATCGTTTTGCAGTTAGTGGAGCTGAAGAGGAATCCCCAGGGAGTGGTCGACAAGCGGGTGAGGGCCACCTTGAGGCCCATGTCCAAGAACGGACGTCGGGACTCCTCGGTCTGCGAACTCGAGCAGCGATTGCGGGATGTTAAGAACACGAACTGCCGTTTCCGGAAGGCCCTGATGGAGAAGGAGAATGAACTGCAGGCCCTAATCCGAAAACTGGGACCCGAGGCCCGCAAGTGGATCGATGGAGTGACCTGCACAGGCGGCTCCACTGTGGGCAGTGAACTAGAGCCCATCCTGAGCGATGATATTGTGAGGCTATCGGCTCCACCGGTGCGACGGGAGATGCCCAGCACAACAGGTGAGTGGCTGGAGTGGGGGACCGCCTAGATATGTTCATGCATTGCAACCCCTTTGTCATAGAAGTTACCGAGATGACGTCCGTGGACAGTGTGACCTCGACCCATGTGGAAATGGACAACTCCTTTGTCTCCGTGCAGTCCACAGTGGTGGCACCATCGCTTCCTCCGTAAGTCTAACATATATTCAATGTTTTtgaaatacttaaaaaaaattgatatatCTTAAACAGCAAAAAGAAAAAGCAATCCATTGTGGAGCACCACTCGCATGCCCCTGCTCCCACCATGATGCAGCCCATccagcagcaactgcagcagcatcTGCAACAGCATCAGCaaatgcagcagcaacaccaacagcagcagcaacagcagcagcaacagcaacaccagcagatgcaacagcaacaacagcagcagcaacagcagcagcagcatcaccagcagcaacatcaccGCCATCTGGAGAAGAGGAACTCGGTGTCGGCCCAGACTGATGAGAATATCGGAAGCATCACCAGTACGGCGGGCAAGCGGAGCACCGGCGACTGCTCCAGCATGCGGGAACGACGTCAGTCCACCGCCTCGAGGCACTACGACAGCGGCAGCCAGACGCCCACCGCCCGGCCCAAGTACAGCAGCTCGCACAGGAACTCCTCCACCAACATCTCCACCTCGCAGTCGGAGCTGAGCAACATGTGTCCCCACTCCAAGCCCAGCACGCCGGCTGTGATTAAGAGTAAGTCAAATGCAGTGTTGCAGTATTACCCCCAACAAATTATAAGAGATATTTCTATAAAAATTAGATTAATATCTTAAAAGATAGGGGAAAGTAGGAAAAGAAAGTTTAAAGTAggtaatatattttaaaacaatgaATTTAagtgaaaatatattttccatgGGTGAACGTGAATTGAGTTTCGCAAGACACAcacaaataaaatttatttcttggatatcgaaaaatgggaaaatttttcttaataataaaaaaattcgtaacttaagatagtttaatatttcaaaaaaaagAACATATTTACGTTACTAGTTTTTCTGACGTATATTTTAAACGGCTAAGTGCATCTTTAATGTTATAGCCATTGAGATTTGCTATTAAATCcatttgttattaaatttatatatttttccctTTATTCCCATGTTCTTATTAGgcttaaatatgaaaatataaaacttaaaaagtaTAGTTAATTTAGGGATCACAATTTTGGTAATCCAATATGAAGATATTTCCATTGGCTaatgtatttattaaataGTGAGACAATTTTAGAAAACATACAGTGTAAGGGTGAGATCTCTTAGAGAAAGTGATTTTGAAAATAGTgtacttaaatataaatatgcaTCTTTGACTTAATCCTGACTAATATCTCTTATTTGCCCAACAGCTCCCACTGCCTCGGACCACCGCCGCACCAGCATGGGCGCCGCTCTGAAGTCCAACTTCGTGGTGTCGCAGAGCGACCTCTGGGACACCCACACGCTGTCGCACGCCAAGCAGCGCCAGTCGCCGCGAAACTATGCCAGTCCGCAGCGCTGCGCGGAGCACCATGGCGGCCACGGGATGGCCTATGACCCCAACACCACCTCGCCCATTCAGCGGTCCGTCTCGGAGAAGAACCGCAACAAGCACCGCCCAAAGCCGCAGAAGGGCACCGTGTGCCAGAGCGAGACGGACAGCGAGCGGGAGCGGGATCCGCCACCCAGCAGCCAGCCGTGCGTCCAGCCGCGCAAGGTCAGCCGGAGCTCCAACATCCAGCATGCCGCCCACCACCACAGTTCGCCCAATGTGGCACCGGACAAGCAGCGGAGCAGGCAGCGCGGCAAGCAGGAGAGCACCATCTATGGCGCCAGCAGCGAAACGGAACTGCTCGAGGGCGAGACGGCCATCCTGCCCATCTTCCGGAAACTCCTCACCGAGAAGAGCCCCAACTACCGGGGACGCAGTGCCGTCGGCCAGAGCTGTCCGAATATATCCATAAAATGCGATATCGTCGAGTACTTGTAGGCGGCGCGAGGGATAGGATTGGATTAGGATGCATTATGTAGTCGAACTCCTATTGTTAGATCCAGTTGCAGTGTAAagatttcctttgtttttccGCGTTATGCATCTACATACTATGTGAGGCAGGACACACACACCATTTAGAGAACTAGTAGCAATGACTTGAGATAGTTGAGaaataaattacaatttaaataaatcataCAACTGGGTGTGTTTTGATTAAGGTGATTTCAACTAAAAAATCTAGGGTAATGCAGGCtgcaaaaaattaatattaatatgatataatatataaaaatcaaagatcACATAGTTCACTGTGTACAAGCAGATACGGCAACTGTAATTTATTTGAATGTGCAAATGTTTATGAATGTTATGTTGATGAGTTATCTATTGCAGAGCGATACGCCGGAAATGATTGTTGAGAGGACCCTCGTCAGAGTAGCCGGCAATCTCCTGTGGTATAATGCCCGACTCCTCGATCGAGGTGCATGGCCGGCACATGCACTCCAGCGGAGCCTTGGTCAGGACCTTCTTGAACTTCCGCTCGCCGGGCTTCACTTTCGGACAGAAAAGCGAGACGGCTGCCTCCCGTTCGCCGGACTCCTGGCAGCACATGCAGGAGCGCTCCATCTGCCAGATCTTACTGCCCGAAACCTGGAGTTTTCATGTTAAgagatatattttataaggaatttaaatatataaaacccACCTGAATGTAACTGGCACAGCGACCCAcgcaggcaaatgagggaaTCGGCTTCGGCACACATCCGGGATACTGAAGGACATGAATGACGGGGGTCACCTGGCAATCGTCGCCAAGATGCGGAATATCTGGAATGGAAAAGGAATCCTTCAGAGTAACTACagaaactaaaatatataatcccCCATACCATTATCCGTGGCAGCCACAGAAGTATCTGCCTGAGCCGTGCACAGTTTCAGGATGCTGACCAGGACGCAGTAGAGCAGGATCAGGACGAAGACCTTGTTGTTCTCGTGGCGGAGCAGGTGGCGCAGCATCTCGTCGGCCCGACTGCGTGTGTCCCTTCTCGTGGAATGGAAAGCGCCACTTGCAGCCGGAGGGCTTTTATAGACCGACTTGGCCAGCGGACATGGCCATAATGGCCGACGCTCTAGACTGCGTGAATTATGGCCTAATAAAGCAAGCGCCATCCAAACCTTTTTGCCTAGTAATTGCGTACACGAAAAGGGCATTTCACCCCGCAGCGCATGACCACGGCAATCTCTTTATTTCCCCACAACTTATTAGCTAATCAGAGCCAGGCCAAAAGGCTGGCCACCACAGCCAGTAGCAGGACCAACATGTAAGTTGCTCCCTGGACGGATCCGGCATTCCTTCTCTCCAGATATTGAACCAAACCGGCCAGACGACCCTCGGCCCAGACTATGTTTTCGTTCACCGATTTTAGGGACTTCAAGAGCACCAAGGCCGCCGATTCCCCAAAGAGCTGGTGGTTGCCATCGTAGAACTCGTGGAACAACTTCAGCTGCTGCCTGGTGGTGAAGTACTCCGCCATGTCGGTGATCACCTCTGCCGTGTCCGCCCAACTTTGGAAGCTAAAATGAATGTATGTTAATAGCTAAATTAAACTAAGAAATGGATCACAAAGGGGTTCACAGAGATCAATTCACATAGGCGTTTTATAACATAAATTAAAGTGGCTATGAAAatgaattgtttttaaattgactTTTCTCCGAGACAcgttattttaatttaaatgggCAAAACATTAATACTTCCAATTAAAAAGTTATGTTATAACATATCGAAACTCTTAGCATGCTCTCAAGTTTCCAGATTTAAGGTTACTTACTCATAAGCCAGGACCACAATGTTCGCTGTTATCATTTCAAAAATGGGCTGGACCAATTCGGGGTTCTGCTCATACAACCGGGCTATTCCAATTTTCTTTTGCTCCACACTTTCGGGACCCGAGATGATCATCTTGTAGTAATGGGTTTCGTAGTCTGTCGTGCAGCTGGCTGCAGACCAGAGCAACTTCCTCTCGCTGGGACGCGTTTCCAAGTAATACCGACCCCAAACCGTGGTGTATGAATTGAAGTCACTGCTGCTGGCTGCACAATAGAAGGTTTCCCTGTAGTCCGGCGATGGTTGTTCCGAAGATGTTACAAACTTGACGTTAACCTTGTTTCTGCATCCGCTGACCTGGTATCTGCACAGCCACTTGACCAGCTTGTTCCGATTGGCCACATCCAGTGGAGTATCCTGtgcactccactccactcccAATTTCTCAAACACAGACTTTGTGATATCGGAGAGGTAATTACGGAAGCTGGGCAGCTGTTCTGGGGTCAGTCGCTTTGCCACTCTGTTCAGGTTTTCATAGACGGCATACCAGGGTACGTAGTCCACCTCCTTACTCAGGTACTCCAGGAACTGAAAGACTTCCTCGTATTCCATATACCAAACATAGGCGAAATTGAAGAGATCATCAATGAGTTGAGCCCGGTTCTCAACGGGAATGCCACTGTGATTTGATGCGGATAAGGCCAACCGAAGACCTTCTCTCAAGGTATAATCATAGAACACCCGTTGGTAGTTCGACTGCCTCAAGTTAAGCAAGAACCACTCAATAGGTTCATCAAAATGAATGAACTGGAAGCTTTCGTTCTTGTGAATGTACTTAGATGGCGTCAGGTTATAGAAATTGGGTGCCAGATTGGTGGTATAAGTTAAGGGCACAGTGTACTTCAGTCCACCTCTACTGCCATCTGTGTAATCCAGAAGGAATCGATCCTGTTGCACGGTGACGAACAAGTGTCCAGGCGATAACCTCACTGTTAACATGGGAAAGCCCTCCTGTTCCGTGTAATCGTAAAAAAATTGTTCCACATCCACTTCCTGATTCGCTGGCCAGTTCTCGGAAAGGTGGTATAATAAGTTATTGGGTATAGTGTTGCCCAAGTGGCTGTAAACAGAAAAACCCAATTATTCTTCATCTTAAAAACTGTGAGTTTAAAGATAATTGAATTATGACTTTATGGATATGACCCATTTAAGATAACCCTTTTGGTTTTAATACCAATAACTCACTATTGCTTTAGGTAATTCTGGATGGCCCTATCGAAGTTCTGCTCCCCCATGATATTTCGCCACATTCTCAGGATGCAGGCTCCTTTGGCATAGGCAATCCCGCTGAATTTGTATGCAATCTCAGAAGGCGTTTGGATATCCGATTCCAGACTCGTCAGGGGCTGAGTGCTGTTTCGGGCATCCGTGGCAAAGATCAGGTGCATTTGCCGCACCACAAACTGCTCGTCCAGGTGATACTCGGGATATAGCTGAAGAGATGTAGCTACATTTACAGTTTTGTGAATATATAGAGGTGTTATTACTAACCTGGTGTGCCATAAAGTACTCGTAGTAGCGGGCAAATGCCTCATTTAGCCAGAAGTAGCTCCACCAGGAGAAGGTCACGCTGTCCCCGAACCACATGTGCGACGTCTCGTGGGCAATGATACGAATGGCGAACTCCTTGTCCGACCAATCGTCTGAGTAACCAGCTTCCTGGATCAGAACCTCATCGCTATTGGTgaacaaattaaatacaatttgatTTATAGATTTAAACGCCATGTTTTAACCAAGGAtccaattattattaaaaaatgaatcACCTGTAGATGATAAGACCCCAGTTCTCCATGCCGTTGTGTGGAAACCTGGGAGAACTGGCATATTGAAGCACCTCGTTTCCCAGCTCTGCATATGGAATCCGGAACAAATCCCCGTAGGCTGGAATGACCCTCTGACCCACTTGGTGGCTGAACTCCGTGTGGTTGTAGAACTCCGGGCGAGTCAGCACAGCGAAATCACTCACATTTCCACGGGCAGAATAACTGGCCACCATGAAAGCCAGCAGATATGTGGACATGACGGGGGTCTCCTCGAAATGATCAACAAAACGATCCTGGCTAATATAGAGGAAAACAAATTACGCTTACAACTggaaaatttgtaaaataatttttcaaaattaaaatatgatagtccttaaaaaatatttagaaatagTCAAAAGGTCATTAAGATTTTTAAGAGGAAACAAAATTGTACACATTTGATCATTTGGAATAGCTAGCACTTCATTCAATTGTGAAATATAGCCAgataataatatatcaaaaagaTTATTAATGTTAATTTTCCCTCTGGGCTTTTTAGATTTTTCTGCACTTGTAtaaatttaatgttatatatGTAGATGATTACCTTGCCGCTGTGGTTTCCCTGAGCTTGGTGTTGCCAATTGACTGATACCCGTTGCGCCGGACAATCTGCAGCTGGAACTTGGCCTTCAAGGCGGGCTCATCGAAGCAGGGTAGGACCAAGCGGGCGTTGATGCGCTGCATCTGGGTGACGGCCAGCCACCTGGTCACATTGGTGACCTCCTCCACATAGCTGGCGGAGAAGAGCCctgccatgtccgtccgtatgtGTCCGGTGTACTTGAACCCGAGCGTGTAATTCTGGCCTGGCTGCACCGGCTGCGTCAGCGGAACTTTCACCTGCTGGGTGGCGGCCTCATAAATCAGCCGACTGATATCGATGGCCTCCACCTGGGCCCCCGCCGCATCGAGCAGCCAGCATTCAGATATATCGAGCGTGTCGGCGTGTAGAATGATTTGTGGCACCTCCAGTGGGCCGACCACCCGCAGAGTTATGCTCACCTCGCCATCGAAGAGAGTGGGCTCGGCTGGGTCTCTCAAAACGCCGATGGTCAGGTTATAGTATGACGGTACGACGCTACCGTCCAGCCGATAATCAGCACCATTTACGATGCAGATCAGTAGCAAGTATATTAGCCCCAAGACCCGAGATACCGAACTGCTCATGTTGACCGAAGCTTGGGAACtggacagtcggattccccctGTGAGATCGCCGAAATCACAATATCAAACAAAAGTTCCCCGCCAAACAGGTGTCGTTTAGATTAGATTGCGAGATgttcaacaacaaaaactcGAATAGTCGTCAAACTTCTCATACTGGAATATTCTTATCAATACGCGATCGGGTGCTCATTAATCTGCTAAATGATATgtcaattataatttttaatagcCCACCGACTGCCGTTTAATGACTTCAGGTCACAAAATGTATTACTAGTTTGATCTAAAAAGATTTGATTTATGTATTTCAAGTTTTTGAATtcatattgttttaaaataataaacttaaaaaataaataaataaggaaagACTTTAGTTTTCAGCGCTCATTTGTatgcaaatattattttttagcaTTATATAtcagtttttatttgttaaaataaaatatttataaacaaattaacatttaataaatatttttaaggac
This region of Drosophila subpulchrella strain 33 F10 #4 breed RU33 unplaced genomic scaffold, RU_Dsub_v1.1 Primary Assembly Seq354, whole genome shotgun sequence genomic DNA includes:
- the LOC119560031 gene encoding gamma-aminobutyric acid type B receptor subunit 2 isoform X1; this encodes MFWPSWTPFASLVFLILWSTAWGRTAKRSDVYIAGFFPYGDGVENSYTGRGVMPSVKLALGHVNEHGKILANYRLHMWWNDTQCNAAVGVKSFFDMMHSGPNKVMLFGAACTHVTDPIAKASKHWHLTQLSYADTHPMFTKDAFPNFFRVVPSENAFNAPRLALLKEFNWTRVGTVYQNEPRYSLPHNHMVADLDTMEVEVVETQSFVNDVAESLKKLREKDVRIILGNFNEHFARKAFCEAYKLDMYGRAYQWLIMATYSTDWWNVTQDSECSVEEIATALEGAILVDLLPLSTSGDITVAGITADEYLVEYDRLRGTEYSRFHGYTYDGIWAAALAIQYVAEKREDLLTHFDYRVKDWESVFLEALRNTSFEGVTGPVRFYNNERKANILINQFQLGQMEKIGEYHSQKSHLDLSLGKPVKWVGKTPPKDRTLIYIEHSQVNPTIYIVSASASVIGVIIATVFLAFNIKYRNQRYIKMSSPHLNNLIIVGCMMTYLSIIFLGLDTTLSSVAAFPYICTARAWILMAGFSLSFGAMFSKTWRVHSIFTDLKLNKKVIKDYQLFMVVGVLLAIDIAIITTWQIADPFYRETKQLEPLHHENIDDVLVIPENEYCQSEHMTIFVSIIYAYKGLLLVFGAFLAWETRHVSIPALNDSKHIGFSVYNVFITCLAGAAISLVLSDRKDLVFVLLSFFIIFCTTATLCLVFVPKVRLVLVELKRNPQGVVDKRVRATLRPMSKNGRRDSSVCELEQRLRDVKNTNCRFRKALMEKENELQALIRKLGPEARKWIDGVTCTGGSTVGSELEPILSDDIVRLSAPPVRREMPSTTEVTEMTSVDSVTSTHVEMDNSFVSVQSTVVAPSLPPKKKKQSIVEHHSHAPAPTMMQPIQQQLQQHLQQHQQMQQQHQQQQQQQQQQQHQQMQQQQQQQQQQQQHHQQQHHRHLEKRNSVSAQTDENIGSITSTAGKRSTGDCSSMRERRQSTASRHYDSGSQTPTARPKYSSSHRNSSTNISTSQSELSNMCPHSKPSTPAVIKTPTASDHRRTSMGAALKSNFVVSQSDLWDTHTLSHAKQRQSPRNYASPQRCAEHHGGHGMAYDPNTTSPIQRSVSEKNRNKHRPKPQKGTVCQSETDSERERDPPPSSQPCVQPRKVSRSSNIQHAAHHHSSPNVAPDKQRSRQRGKQESTIYGASSETELLEGETAILPIFRKLLTEKSPNYRGRSAVGQSCPNISIKCDIVEYL